In a single window of the Nicotiana tomentosiformis chromosome 10, ASM39032v3, whole genome shotgun sequence genome:
- the LOC104102600 gene encoding zinc finger protein JAGGED-like isoform X3, which yields MSPERNPLDLNNLPEDFCRDGKQVIEAGYRKKKNGAKEGKEECGKVYECRFCSLKFCKSQALGGHMNRHRQERETETLNRARQLVFNNDNLIAPPHLGCQPIPHGVGGYHHQAGNIGTDPTLSYRPPPPPVYPTRLFSGHSTTLLPPGQPPQPPHQPPYMYPSPPRLLSFSSQYPTGHSNDYFVGHVLSGNSHSSTPNNFMGSALPDDSNNYTCIGAPIGHGLGLGNGSNRGTEGLNNNGF from the exons AT GAGTCCAGAAAGAAACCCTCTTGACCTCAACAACTTACCTGAAGACTTTTGTAGAGATGGTAAACAAGTCATTGAAG CAGGATATAGGAAAAAGAAAAACGGCGCtaaagaaggaaaagaagagtGTGGTAAAGTTTATGAATGTAGGTTTTGTTCCCTCAAGTTCTGCAAATCTCAAGCTCTTGGCGGACATATGAACCGCCACCGCCAAG AGAGGGAGACAGAAACTCTGAACCGGGCTCGTCAGCTCGTCTTCAATAACGATAACCTAATTGCTCCCCCTCACTTAGG TTGCCAGCCAATTCCTCACGGAGTTGGAGGTTATCATCACCAAGCAGGAAATATTGGTACTGATCCAACACTCTCATATAGACCACCGCCACCACCAGTTTATCCAACAAGGTTATTTTCCGGCCACTCTACCACCCTCTTGCCACCAGGACAACCACCACAACCACCTCATCAACCGCCGTACATGTACCCTTCTCCGCCGCGTCTCCTCTCCTTTTCATCTCAATATCCAACCGGCCATTCAAACGATTACTTTGTTGGCCATGTTCTTTCTGGAAACTCACACTCATCAACTCCTAATAACTTCATGGGATCAGCTTTACCTGATGATAGTAACAATTACACTTGCATTGGTGCACCAATAGGACATGGACTTGGACTTGGCAATGGAAGTAATAGAGGCACAGAAGGGCTTAATAATAATGGATTTTAG
- the LOC104102600 gene encoding zinc finger protein JAGGED-like isoform X2 — MSPERNPLDLNNLPEDFCRDGKQVIEGSSSFNAGYRKKKNGAKEGKEECGKVYECRFCSLKFCKSQALGGHMNRHRQGKETETLNRARQLVFNNDNLIAPPHLGCQPIPHGVGGYHHQAGNIGTDPTLSYRPPPPPVYPTRLFSGHSTTLLPPGQPPQPPHQPPYMYPSPPRLLSFSSQYPTGHSNDYFVGHVLSGNSHSSTPNNFMGSALPDDSNNYTCIGAPIGHGLGLGNGSNRGTEGLNNNGF; from the exons AT GAGTCCAGAAAGAAACCCTCTTGACCTCAACAACTTACCTGAAGACTTTTGTAGAGATGGTAAACAAGTCATTGAAGGTAGCTCTTCATTTAATG CAGGATATAGGAAAAAGAAAAACGGCGCtaaagaaggaaaagaagagtGTGGTAAAGTTTATGAATGTAGGTTTTGTTCCCTCAAGTTCTGCAAATCTCAAGCTCTTGGCGGACATATGAACCGCCACCGCCAAGGCAA GGAGACAGAAACTCTGAACCGGGCTCGTCAGCTCGTCTTCAATAACGATAACCTAATTGCTCCCCCTCACTTAGG TTGCCAGCCAATTCCTCACGGAGTTGGAGGTTATCATCACCAAGCAGGAAATATTGGTACTGATCCAACACTCTCATATAGACCACCGCCACCACCAGTTTATCCAACAAGGTTATTTTCCGGCCACTCTACCACCCTCTTGCCACCAGGACAACCACCACAACCACCTCATCAACCGCCGTACATGTACCCTTCTCCGCCGCGTCTCCTCTCCTTTTCATCTCAATATCCAACCGGCCATTCAAACGATTACTTTGTTGGCCATGTTCTTTCTGGAAACTCACACTCATCAACTCCTAATAACTTCATGGGATCAGCTTTACCTGATGATAGTAACAATTACACTTGCATTGGTGCACCAATAGGACATGGACTTGGACTTGGCAATGGAAGTAATAGAGGCACAGAAGGGCTTAATAATAATGGATTTTAG
- the LOC104102600 gene encoding zinc finger protein JAGGED-like isoform X1, with product MSPERNPLDLNNLPEDFCRDGKQVIEGSSSFNAGYRKKKNGAKEGKEECGKVYECRFCSLKFCKSQALGGHMNRHRQERETETLNRARQLVFNNDNLIAPPHLGCQPIPHGVGGYHHQAGNIGTDPTLSYRPPPPPVYPTRLFSGHSTTLLPPGQPPQPPHQPPYMYPSPPRLLSFSSQYPTGHSNDYFVGHVLSGNSHSSTPNNFMGSALPDDSNNYTCIGAPIGHGLGLGNGSNRGTEGLNNNGF from the exons AT GAGTCCAGAAAGAAACCCTCTTGACCTCAACAACTTACCTGAAGACTTTTGTAGAGATGGTAAACAAGTCATTGAAGGTAGCTCTTCATTTAATG CAGGATATAGGAAAAAGAAAAACGGCGCtaaagaaggaaaagaagagtGTGGTAAAGTTTATGAATGTAGGTTTTGTTCCCTCAAGTTCTGCAAATCTCAAGCTCTTGGCGGACATATGAACCGCCACCGCCAAG AGAGGGAGACAGAAACTCTGAACCGGGCTCGTCAGCTCGTCTTCAATAACGATAACCTAATTGCTCCCCCTCACTTAGG TTGCCAGCCAATTCCTCACGGAGTTGGAGGTTATCATCACCAAGCAGGAAATATTGGTACTGATCCAACACTCTCATATAGACCACCGCCACCACCAGTTTATCCAACAAGGTTATTTTCCGGCCACTCTACCACCCTCTTGCCACCAGGACAACCACCACAACCACCTCATCAACCGCCGTACATGTACCCTTCTCCGCCGCGTCTCCTCTCCTTTTCATCTCAATATCCAACCGGCCATTCAAACGATTACTTTGTTGGCCATGTTCTTTCTGGAAACTCACACTCATCAACTCCTAATAACTTCATGGGATCAGCTTTACCTGATGATAGTAACAATTACACTTGCATTGGTGCACCAATAGGACATGGACTTGGACTTGGCAATGGAAGTAATAGAGGCACAGAAGGGCTTAATAATAATGGATTTTAG
- the LOC104102600 gene encoding zinc finger protein JAGGED-like isoform X4, with protein sequence MSPERNPLDLNNLPEDFCRDGKQVIEGYRKKKNGAKEGKEECGKVYECRFCSLKFCKSQALGGHMNRHRQERETETLNRARQLVFNNDNLIAPPHLGCQPIPHGVGGYHHQAGNIGTDPTLSYRPPPPPVYPTRLFSGHSTTLLPPGQPPQPPHQPPYMYPSPPRLLSFSSQYPTGHSNDYFVGHVLSGNSHSSTPNNFMGSALPDDSNNYTCIGAPIGHGLGLGNGSNRGTEGLNNNGF encoded by the exons AT GAGTCCAGAAAGAAACCCTCTTGACCTCAACAACTTACCTGAAGACTTTTGTAGAGATGGTAAACAAGTCATTGAAG GATATAGGAAAAAGAAAAACGGCGCtaaagaaggaaaagaagagtGTGGTAAAGTTTATGAATGTAGGTTTTGTTCCCTCAAGTTCTGCAAATCTCAAGCTCTTGGCGGACATATGAACCGCCACCGCCAAG AGAGGGAGACAGAAACTCTGAACCGGGCTCGTCAGCTCGTCTTCAATAACGATAACCTAATTGCTCCCCCTCACTTAGG TTGCCAGCCAATTCCTCACGGAGTTGGAGGTTATCATCACCAAGCAGGAAATATTGGTACTGATCCAACACTCTCATATAGACCACCGCCACCACCAGTTTATCCAACAAGGTTATTTTCCGGCCACTCTACCACCCTCTTGCCACCAGGACAACCACCACAACCACCTCATCAACCGCCGTACATGTACCCTTCTCCGCCGCGTCTCCTCTCCTTTTCATCTCAATATCCAACCGGCCATTCAAACGATTACTTTGTTGGCCATGTTCTTTCTGGAAACTCACACTCATCAACTCCTAATAACTTCATGGGATCAGCTTTACCTGATGATAGTAACAATTACACTTGCATTGGTGCACCAATAGGACATGGACTTGGACTTGGCAATGGAAGTAATAGAGGCACAGAAGGGCTTAATAATAATGGATTTTAG